A stretch of the Kroppenstedtia eburnea genome encodes the following:
- a CDS encoding ABC transporter permease, whose protein sequence is MMKWMDARLTRGAKSEVHARYLRRLRLMDGWVGTARWVILIIFLGGWEISSRAGWIDPFLFSSPVRIWNLFLEMLSGGNLIHDIGVTILETVIGFILGTAAGIALATLIWASPFLSRVLDPYLVVLNSMPKVALGPLFIVTFGAGFGSILMMGVAITIIITTLVIHNSFQSVSTDYLKLARSFGATRWQLYTRIIFPACIPDMIAALKVNVGLAWVGVIVGEFLVSKNGLGYLIMYGFQVFNLTLVIMSLVIVAICATVMYEAVSRLEKYLLRHRNLE, encoded by the coding sequence ATGATGAAATGGATGGATGCCCGCTTGACCCGGGGGGCCAAATCGGAGGTCCACGCCCGTTACTTGCGACGTCTCCGGCTGATGGACGGGTGGGTGGGGACCGCCCGCTGGGTCATCCTGATTATTTTCCTGGGTGGATGGGAGATCAGTTCCCGGGCGGGGTGGATCGATCCTTTTCTCTTCAGCAGCCCCGTCCGCATCTGGAACCTGTTTCTTGAGATGCTGTCCGGCGGCAATCTGATCCACGATATCGGGGTGACGATCCTTGAAACGGTGATCGGTTTTATCCTGGGAACCGCCGCAGGTATCGCTCTGGCCACGCTGATCTGGGCCTCTCCCTTTCTTTCCCGGGTACTGGATCCCTACCTGGTGGTTTTGAACAGCATGCCCAAGGTGGCTCTCGGGCCGTTGTTTATCGTCACCTTCGGTGCCGGATTCGGCTCCATCCTGATGATGGGGGTGGCCATCACCATCATCATCACCACTTTGGTGATCCACAACAGCTTTCAGAGCGTGAGCACCGACTATCTCAAATTGGCCCGCTCCTTTGGAGCCACCCGATGGCAACTGTACACCCGGATTATCTTCCCCGCCTGTATCCCCGACATGATCGCCGCCTTAAAGGTGAATGTCGGCCTTGCCTGGGTTGGGGTGATCGTGGGAGAATTTCTGGTTTCCAAAAATGGGCTGGGATACCTGATCATGTACGGGTTTCAAGTGTTCAACCTGACCCTCGTCATCATGAGCCTGGTGATTGTGGCCATCTGTGCCACAGTCATGTATGAAGCCGTCTCCCGTTTGGAAAAGTATCTGCTAAGACACCGCAACCTGGAATAG
- a CDS encoding response regulator has protein sequence MPINVLLVDDHAVLRDGLSNIISLEEDMEVVGQASSGAEALLMIEELQPDVVLMDINMPGMSGVEAIRRIRAKDQKVAVLVLTMFDRDEYLYESIRAGATGYLLKDAPSSDVIDAIRSASRGESTLHPVMARKLLDNISGGKKTDRGSNEDSLTPRELDVLNLMVKGLSNKEIAEQLFISDKTVKIHVSNILKKLRVKSRSQAIIYAIQHELVLLD, from the coding sequence ATGCCCATTAACGTGTTATTGGTGGATGACCATGCGGTTTTGAGAGATGGGCTGTCCAATATCATCAGTCTGGAAGAGGACATGGAGGTCGTTGGACAGGCGAGCAGCGGAGCGGAAGCGCTTTTGATGATTGAAGAATTGCAACCCGATGTGGTGCTGATGGATATCAATATGCCGGGGATGAGCGGGGTGGAAGCGATCCGGCGCATCCGCGCCAAAGACCAAAAAGTGGCGGTGCTGGTGCTGACCATGTTTGACAGGGATGAATATCTGTATGAATCGATCCGGGCCGGGGCGACAGGCTATCTGTTGAAAGATGCACCCTCCTCCGATGTGATCGATGCGATTCGCTCCGCCTCCCGGGGAGAGTCCACCCTTCATCCGGTGATGGCCAGAAAGCTGTTGGACAATATCAGCGGAGGCAAAAAGACGGACCGGGGCTCCAACGAGGATTCACTCACTCCCCGGGAATTGGATGTTCTCAATCTGATGGTGAAAGGGCTGTCCAACAAGGAGATCGCCGAACAGCTGTTTATCAGCGACAAAACTGTCAAGATCCATGTGAGCAACATATTGAAAAAGTTACGGGTCAAGAGCCGTTCCCAGGCGATTATCTATGCGATTCAGCACGAGTTGGTGTTGCTGGATTGA
- a CDS encoding DMT family transporter produces the protein MSARQIRADAALLSIAFVWGATFVLVQGAIDTLPPFAFLAFRFGLASILLWGFLCWRGKHRQAFAKQTLRPGIFLGLWLLMGFSFQTLSLLYTTSGKSGFLTGLSVAMIPILSFFILGLRPRPNAWAGVALSVMGLYLLALADFSRINQGDLLAMLCAVGFGLQVVYTSKYAPRAGALPLVTVQVTLVTVASLVLSFLFEPWNLLLRKHPWAEPGVWMAVLVTALFATVLAYVGQTYFQRETSPNRVALIFAMEPVFAALTDYVWLGVSMTGWGLTGGALIFVGMILSELPGKHLINRKGESTCVQKPSEY, from the coding sequence ATGTCAGCCAGACAGATCCGGGCTGATGCGGCCCTGCTTTCCATCGCTTTTGTTTGGGGTGCCACTTTCGTACTGGTGCAAGGAGCGATCGATACCTTACCCCCTTTCGCCTTTCTGGCCTTTCGATTCGGTCTTGCCTCCATCTTGCTGTGGGGGTTTCTCTGCTGGCGGGGCAAGCATCGACAAGCCTTTGCAAAGCAGACTCTTCGTCCCGGTATATTTCTTGGTCTCTGGTTGCTTATGGGTTTTTCTTTTCAGACGCTCAGTCTGTTGTACACGACTTCCGGAAAGTCCGGTTTTTTGACGGGTTTGTCCGTGGCGATGATCCCCATCCTCAGTTTTTTCATCCTCGGGCTCCGCCCCCGACCTAACGCATGGGCCGGGGTTGCCTTGTCTGTCATGGGATTGTATCTCCTGGCTTTGGCCGATTTTTCCCGGATCAACCAGGGCGATCTGTTGGCCATGCTCTGTGCAGTCGGATTTGGGCTGCAAGTGGTGTATACCTCCAAATATGCTCCCCGTGCCGGGGCTCTTCCGTTGGTTACGGTGCAGGTGACTCTGGTGACAGTGGCCAGCCTGGTCCTCTCCTTCCTGTTTGAACCGTGGAATCTGTTGTTGCGGAAGCACCCTTGGGCGGAACCCGGTGTCTGGATGGCGGTGCTGGTGACCGCTTTATTCGCAACGGTGCTGGCCTATGTCGGACAGACTTATTTTCAGCGGGAAACCAGTCCGAACCGGGTGGCTTTGATCTTTGCCATGGAGCCCGTTTTCGCCGCCTTGACCGACTATGTTTGGCTCGGTGTGTCGATGACCGGATGGGGTTTGACAGGCGGCGCTCTCATCTTTGTCGGGATGATTCTGTCCGAACTCCCCGGAAAACACTTGATCAATCGTAAAGGAGAGTCGACATGCGTACAAAAACCATCGGAATATTGA
- a CDS encoding ABC transporter substrate-binding protein, with product MQSVKKGFTLCLVLSLLLTITACSADDASPRHERVRVMEVTRSIFYAPQYAAINKGFFEEEGIRIELTNGFGGDKTMTALLSGDADVVLVGAETGIYVTSRGAQNPIVGFAQVTQTDGTFLVSRKPVKDFQWKDLKGKKLLGQRKGGMPEMVSEHVQRKNGLVPHKEVEIIQNIDFKNLGSAFVSGTGDYAQLFEPVASKIEQEGKGYVVASFGEDSGRLPYTVYLAKESYLKENRELMERFTRALYKGQRWVKEHSPEEIADVIQPSFKDTDRKILIKVIQRYQSQETWAEDPVIDREEYNHMLQVMKEAGELPGHVPYDKVIRRDIADKVVKSLN from the coding sequence ATGCAATCTGTCAAAAAAGGTTTCACCCTGTGCCTGGTGCTGAGTCTGCTCCTGACGATCACAGCCTGCTCCGCCGATGATGCCAGCCCCCGTCACGAGCGGGTGCGAGTGATGGAGGTGACCCGGTCCATCTTTTACGCTCCCCAGTATGCAGCGATCAACAAAGGCTTTTTTGAGGAAGAAGGGATCCGGATCGAGCTGACCAACGGATTCGGCGGGGACAAAACGATGACCGCCCTCCTGTCCGGGGATGCGGATGTGGTCCTCGTCGGAGCGGAAACCGGAATCTATGTCACCTCCCGGGGTGCACAAAACCCCATCGTCGGTTTTGCTCAAGTGACCCAGACGGACGGCACTTTTCTTGTCTCCCGCAAACCGGTCAAAGACTTTCAATGGAAGGATCTGAAGGGGAAGAAACTCCTCGGACAGCGCAAAGGCGGAATGCCGGAAATGGTGAGCGAACACGTGCAACGGAAAAATGGTCTCGTGCCGCACAAGGAGGTGGAGATTATCCAAAATATCGATTTTAAAAACCTGGGCAGCGCCTTTGTGTCCGGAACGGGAGATTATGCCCAACTCTTTGAGCCGGTCGCCTCCAAGATCGAGCAGGAAGGAAAGGGATATGTGGTCGCTTCCTTCGGCGAGGACAGTGGCAGGTTGCCCTACACCGTCTACTTGGCAAAAGAGAGTTATCTGAAGGAGAATCGGGAGCTGATGGAGCGATTCACCCGCGCCCTCTATAAAGGTCAACGCTGGGTGAAAGAACACTCCCCGGAGGAGATCGCAGATGTGATTCAGCCTTCATTCAAGGATACAGACCGCAAGATTCTGATCAAGGTGATCCAACGTTACCAGTCACAGGAGACGTGGGCTGAAGATCCGGTGATTGACCGTGAGGAATACAACCACATGCTTCAAGTGATGAAAGAGGCGGGCGAACTTCCCGGCCATGTCCCCTATGACAAAGTGATCCGGAGGGACATCGCCGACAAGGTGGTCAAAAGCTTGAATTGA
- a CDS encoding D-alanine--D-alanine ligase: MDQKIRVAVLFGGKSGEHAVSLQSAASVIQAMDPEKMDVFPVLINPEGKWQPGEYALPALEGKMEPKLLEELGKRSTARDPLPVTTSLPVLKWEEIDVVFPVLHGTFGEDGTIQGMLEIADIPYVGAGVLASAVGMDKVMMKKIFAQEGLPQGDFTFCLRRAIEQDIDTVISGIEAEFAYPCFVKPANLGSSVGISKAKNREELKGALQLAARYDRKVIVEEFIDAREVEVAVLGNEEPVASVPGEIVSSNDFYDYRAKYIDGKSEMRIPADLPEPVLEEISGLALKAYQGIDCSGLARVDFFIRKSDGKILINEINTMPGFTPFSMYANLWKHSGISYPELISRLIDLALERHGEKKKSITTFDVE, translated from the coding sequence ATGGATCAGAAGATTCGCGTGGCCGTGCTCTTCGGAGGTAAATCAGGGGAACACGCGGTTTCACTTCAGTCTGCCGCATCGGTCATCCAAGCCATGGACCCGGAAAAGATGGACGTTTTTCCGGTCTTGATCAATCCGGAGGGGAAATGGCAACCGGGAGAATATGCTCTTCCCGCCTTGGAAGGGAAGATGGAACCGAAACTGCTGGAGGAATTGGGCAAGCGGTCGACAGCCAGGGACCCATTGCCTGTCACCACCTCCCTGCCGGTGCTGAAGTGGGAAGAGATCGATGTGGTGTTTCCGGTCCTTCACGGCACCTTCGGTGAAGACGGGACGATTCAGGGAATGTTGGAGATCGCCGATATCCCTTATGTGGGTGCAGGTGTTCTGGCTTCTGCCGTCGGTATGGACAAGGTGATGATGAAGAAAATTTTTGCACAGGAAGGGCTTCCCCAGGGAGACTTCACATTCTGTTTGCGAAGGGCGATCGAACAGGATATCGACACAGTCATCTCCGGAATCGAAGCAGAATTTGCCTATCCTTGTTTTGTCAAACCGGCCAATCTGGGGTCCAGTGTAGGCATTTCCAAGGCGAAAAACCGGGAGGAGCTGAAGGGAGCGCTTCAACTGGCTGCCCGTTATGACCGCAAAGTGATTGTGGAAGAGTTTATCGATGCCCGGGAAGTGGAGGTGGCTGTTCTCGGAAATGAGGAGCCGGTCGCTTCCGTACCGGGCGAGATCGTCTCTTCCAACGACTTTTATGACTACCGGGCCAAATACATCGACGGCAAGTCGGAGATGCGGATCCCTGCGGACTTGCCGGAGCCTGTGCTGGAAGAAATCAGCGGATTGGCGTTGAAAGCCTATCAGGGAATCGATTGCAGCGGTCTCGCCCGGGTCGATTTCTTTATCCGAAAATCGGATGGAAAGATCTTGATCAATGAGATCAACACCATGCCCGGTTTCACACCCTTCAGCATGTACGCCAACCTGTGGAAGCATTCCGGCATCAGCTATCCGGAACTGATTTCCAGGCTGATTGACTTGGCTTTGGAGCGCCATGGGGAGAAAAAGAAATCGATCACCACTTTTGATGTGGAGTAA
- a CDS encoding GAF domain-containing sensor histidine kinase, translated as MKWQNWLERTSRWSVVFFAWFLSAFTVVMQQSDVGWSPLHLIVLASLLMITEFFPFPGQEGRVTVHFPFLFTLTSMFSPGLTGMVYTAIVLTVTLIKKHSLYRAAFRTGYTILGLFGIQWFLTEVGTGWINQGGIAMPFLAIAGSVLVYETISKGVRDGIELIRPRPRRSRLWWANWQLESGAALLSLIYSLAYYGMLHEGRETDPLAFLFFYAPLAAFAVLSNVIVRLARKEQKLKLLFVLATEINRNLDLRKVMEKTILPLSKVIPYNRGFFYLLKNGRLHPAVTAGEVPEHLKKRQPPLNQGISGWVAAHGVPAMIHHAGRDPRCIEDMEEMDEVCSVLSVPLKMDGEVLGVITLWKMEQRAFEEVDLTFLQVLASQTVVAIKNARLMEERERRVVAEERNRLAREIHDGIAQSFAGVLMKVESSLKIFDSRPEQVRKWLDESQVELRDGLKEVRHSITALRPSPAARIGLIPALRRRVEAFESETGAEGIFEVRGEKVPLHDDAVETIYMVCHEALSNAGKHAKASRIRVTLDFQSDEVRLTVEDNGVGFSLAKAVYKAEAQKRYGIVGMNERAQNLGAALQFDSEEGEGTRVILTIPIGEEEEAAVHAH; from the coding sequence ATGAAATGGCAGAATTGGCTGGAACGGACGAGTCGATGGTCAGTGGTCTTTTTTGCATGGTTTCTCTCTGCTTTCACGGTTGTGATGCAACAGTCGGACGTCGGATGGAGTCCGCTTCATCTGATCGTATTGGCCTCCCTGTTGATGATTACGGAATTTTTTCCGTTTCCGGGTCAGGAGGGAAGGGTGACTGTTCACTTTCCGTTTCTGTTCACGCTGACCTCCATGTTTTCTCCGGGTTTGACAGGAATGGTGTATACAGCGATCGTCCTGACGGTGACCTTGATCAAAAAGCACTCCCTGTACCGGGCGGCTTTCCGGACCGGGTACACCATTCTGGGATTGTTCGGAATCCAATGGTTCCTGACTGAAGTCGGGACGGGCTGGATCAACCAGGGCGGGATTGCCATGCCTTTTCTGGCGATCGCGGGAAGTGTGCTGGTCTATGAAACCATCAGCAAAGGTGTTCGCGACGGCATCGAACTTATACGTCCCCGTCCGCGGCGTTCGCGGCTCTGGTGGGCCAATTGGCAGTTGGAATCGGGAGCGGCTCTGTTGTCTCTGATCTACTCTCTCGCATATTACGGGATGTTGCATGAGGGGCGGGAGACCGACCCCTTGGCATTTTTGTTTTTCTATGCTCCCTTGGCGGCGTTCGCCGTCCTGTCCAATGTCATTGTCCGGCTGGCACGAAAAGAACAGAAATTGAAGTTGTTGTTTGTGCTGGCCACGGAAATCAACCGAAATCTGGATCTGCGAAAAGTGATGGAAAAAACGATTCTGCCCTTATCCAAGGTGATTCCCTACAATCGTGGCTTCTTTTATCTGCTGAAGAACGGCCGGCTCCATCCCGCGGTGACGGCGGGTGAAGTGCCGGAACACCTGAAGAAGCGGCAACCTCCGCTGAACCAGGGGATCAGCGGGTGGGTCGCCGCCCACGGGGTTCCCGCCATGATCCATCATGCCGGACGGGATCCCAGGTGCATTGAAGACATGGAAGAGATGGATGAGGTCTGTTCGGTGCTCTCTGTCCCCTTAAAGATGGATGGAGAGGTACTGGGTGTGATCACCCTGTGGAAGATGGAACAGCGGGCCTTTGAAGAAGTGGATCTCACCTTTCTTCAAGTATTGGCCAGTCAGACTGTGGTGGCAATCAAAAACGCGCGGTTGATGGAAGAGAGAGAACGGCGGGTGGTCGCGGAAGAGAGAAACCGCCTCGCCAGGGAAATCCATGATGGGATTGCCCAATCATTTGCAGGTGTATTGATGAAAGTGGAATCTTCCCTTAAGATTTTTGATTCCCGACCGGAGCAAGTGCGCAAGTGGTTGGATGAGAGTCAAGTGGAGTTGCGGGACGGTCTCAAAGAAGTCCGCCATTCGATCACGGCCCTCCGTCCTTCCCCGGCGGCCCGGATCGGGTTGATCCCGGCTCTTCGCAGACGTGTGGAGGCATTTGAAAGTGAAACAGGCGCCGAAGGCATTTTTGAAGTCCGCGGGGAAAAAGTCCCCCTCCATGATGATGCGGTGGAAACCATATATATGGTCTGCCACGAAGCACTCTCCAATGCCGGCAAACATGCAAAAGCCTCCCGCATTCGTGTTACCCTGGATTTTCAATCTGATGAGGTGCGGCTGACAGTGGAGGACAACGGTGTCGGTTTTTCCTTGGCCAAAGCGGTCTACAAAGCTGAAGCGCAAAAACGTTACGGGATCGTGGGGATGAATGAACGGGCTCAAAATTTGGGCGCCGCCCTGCAATTTGACAGCGAAGAGGGAGAAGGGACCCGGGTCATCCTGACCATACCGATCGGAGAAGAGGAGGAGGCGGCTGTCCATGCCCATTAA
- the hemC gene encoding hydroxymethylbilane synthase — MRTIVVGTRRSQLAVTQTQWVMEQVRDRLPQGWQMEMEKMVTRGDQILNVTLSKVGGKGLFVKEIEQALLDGRIDFAVHSMKDMPGEMPEGLIFGAVTRREDPRDCLLSRKGEGLDDLPENACVGTSSLRRQAQLLAYRPDLRVEPVRGNLNTRYQKLMDGQFDAIILAQAGIARMDWTDKVTQVVPEEVMLPAVGQGALAVQCRRDDQELLELLAEVNDPVTERAVTAERTFLQAFEGGCHLPIAGRATVDGERIRLRGLVAHPSGTPILREEAEGADPVELGRRLARELMEKGARSLLEEVKKGLEE, encoded by the coding sequence ATGCGAACCATCGTCGTCGGAACACGGCGCAGCCAGTTGGCGGTCACCCAGACTCAATGGGTGATGGAGCAAGTGCGGGACCGGCTGCCGCAAGGTTGGCAGATGGAGATGGAGAAGATGGTGACCCGCGGGGACCAGATTCTGAATGTCACCCTGTCCAAAGTGGGTGGAAAAGGGTTGTTTGTCAAAGAGATTGAACAGGCGTTGCTGGACGGCCGGATCGATTTCGCCGTCCACAGCATGAAGGATATGCCCGGTGAGATGCCGGAGGGGTTAATCTTCGGTGCAGTCACCCGGCGGGAAGACCCCCGGGATTGTCTGTTGTCCCGGAAGGGGGAAGGGTTGGATGATTTACCGGAAAACGCCTGCGTGGGAACCAGCAGTCTTCGCCGCCAGGCCCAGCTCCTGGCATATCGGCCTGATCTGCGGGTGGAGCCGGTCCGGGGAAATCTGAACACCCGGTATCAAAAATTGATGGACGGTCAATTTGATGCCATTATCCTTGCTCAGGCAGGAATCGCCCGGATGGACTGGACGGACAAAGTGACCCAGGTTGTGCCTGAAGAGGTGATGCTGCCGGCGGTGGGGCAGGGAGCCCTCGCAGTTCAGTGCCGAAGGGATGATCAAGAGCTGTTGGAGCTGTTGGCGGAGGTGAATGATCCGGTGACGGAACGGGCTGTCACTGCGGAGCGCACCTTCCTGCAAGCCTTTGAGGGAGGCTGTCACCTGCCGATTGCAGGCCGGGCCACGGTGGACGGGGAGCGGATCCGTCTCCGGGGGCTGGTGGCTCATCCCTCGGGCACACCGATCCTGCGGGAAGAAGCGGAGGGGGCGGATCCGGTGGAGCTGGGGCGCCGTCTGGCCCGGGAGCTGATGGAGAAAGGAGCCCGGTCCCTGCTGGAGGAAGTGAAGAAAGGGCTGGAAGAATGA
- a CDS encoding ABC transporter ATP-binding protein, with the protein MSDTPIIEALHVTKAYLNREDEIQALEPVSFKIRPGEFVSLVGSSGCGKSTVLSLVAGLIQPTEGEVRIAGEKVESPNRRVSYMLQRDCLLDWRTVEENIALGLEFRGMDDKKTRKQAHFLLEELGLEHTAKQFPSQLSGGMRQRVALVRTLAVQPEILLLDEPFSAVDYQNKLHLEELLIRALETRSMTVLLVTHDLEEALAMSDRILVMGGRPGKIRRTLKVPEELRSASPLEARGASSFRPLFEVLWKEMEL; encoded by the coding sequence TTGAGTGACACTCCCATCATTGAGGCCCTGCATGTGACCAAAGCATACCTGAACCGGGAAGATGAAATCCAGGCGCTGGAACCGGTCTCCTTCAAGATCCGACCCGGTGAGTTTGTCAGCCTGGTCGGGTCCAGCGGGTGTGGAAAGAGTACGGTGCTCTCCCTTGTTGCCGGTTTGATCCAACCTACAGAGGGGGAGGTTCGGATTGCCGGAGAAAAGGTGGAATCACCAAACAGGCGTGTCAGCTACATGTTGCAGAGGGATTGTCTGCTGGATTGGCGCACAGTGGAGGAAAATATCGCCCTCGGCCTGGAGTTCAGAGGAATGGATGACAAGAAAACCAGAAAGCAGGCTCACTTCCTGCTGGAGGAATTGGGTCTGGAACATACAGCGAAGCAATTTCCCTCCCAGCTCTCCGGCGGGATGAGACAGCGCGTGGCCCTGGTGCGGACACTGGCAGTCCAACCTGAAATCCTGCTGTTGGATGAACCCTTCTCCGCTGTGGACTACCAGAACAAACTCCATTTGGAAGAATTATTGATCCGGGCTTTGGAAACCCGTTCGATGACTGTTCTGTTGGTTACGCACGATCTGGAAGAAGCCCTCGCCATGTCCGACCGAATCCTGGTGATGGGAGGGAGACCGGGCAAAATCCGTCGCACGCTGAAAGTCCCGGAAGAACTCAGGTCAGCTTCCCCGCTGGAGGCCCGGGGAGCGTCCTCTTTTCGCCCCCTCTTTGAAGTGTTGTGGAAGGAGATGGAGCTGTGA
- a CDS encoding cytochrome C assembly family protein, translating to MFAQGWFYDLIIYIYVLSLLFAFSDLLQPSRRLRRLALLLLMTVWFFQTVFLTWTLSTRFPALSGTDSLLFYSWILVTLSLVLDRVYKNDFLIFSTNLPGFAFLAAHLYIAPESAPLSKPLLSELVFIHVTLAFLAYALFSLSAVTAVLYLFGCKLLKRKRWNQTLRRLPSLGSLQHFSNRMVMIGVPLLILALVLGGVWANKQMGGAFWYDPKIFSSIFVLFAYLIYLYQRAVRGWNGQRLAWWNIVSFITVVINYLISNAGFSFHQWL from the coding sequence GTGTTTGCCCAGGGGTGGTTTTACGATTTAATCATCTATATCTATGTTTTGAGCCTGCTGTTCGCTTTTTCCGACCTTCTCCAGCCCAGCCGACGCTTGCGTCGGTTGGCGCTTCTCTTATTAATGACCGTTTGGTTTTTTCAAACGGTTTTTTTGACATGGACCCTGAGCACCCGTTTTCCGGCACTTTCGGGAACAGACTCCCTCCTTTTCTATTCCTGGATCCTGGTGACGCTTTCCCTGGTGTTGGATCGGGTGTACAAAAACGATTTCCTGATCTTTTCCACCAACCTGCCGGGATTTGCATTTCTGGCGGCTCATCTGTATATCGCTCCGGAGTCTGCGCCTTTGTCCAAACCGTTGTTATCCGAACTGGTGTTCATCCATGTCACCTTGGCTTTTCTGGCATACGCCCTGTTTTCGCTGTCGGCGGTGACAGCGGTGCTGTACCTGTTCGGATGCAAGCTTCTGAAGCGTAAGCGTTGGAACCAGACACTTCGGCGACTGCCAAGCCTGGGCAGTCTGCAACATTTTTCAAACCGGATGGTGATGATCGGGGTTCCCCTGCTGATTTTGGCATTGGTATTGGGAGGGGTCTGGGCCAATAAACAGATGGGGGGCGCTTTTTGGTATGATCCCAAGATCTTCAGCTCCATCTTCGTGCTTTTCGCCTATTTGATCTACCTGTACCAGCGGGCGGTCCGGGGATGGAACGGCCAACGTCTCGCTTGGTGGAATATCGTCTCTTTTATCACCGTGGTGATCAATTACCTGATTTCCAATGCGGGCTTTTCCTTTCATCAGTGGTTGTAA
- the hemA gene encoding glutamyl-tRNA reductase, with amino-acid sequence MHIIVTGFNHETAPVELRERMTFSAEGLGRSLQRLRNTKSILECVILSTCNRMELYVVSDQPHTGRYYSKVFLESEFGIPKEEFVHNLYVKEDDDAVSHLFRVVSGLDSMVLGETQILGQVKDALMSAQAERVTGTIFNQLFKQAVTLGKRIQSTTEIGQNAVSVSYAAVELGKKMFSTFTGKTVLLLGAGETGELTAKHLVESGADRVIVLNRTFAKAKEMADRFHGEARPFHQLVASIREADIVVSSTGAPEAVIAKNAVEKAVDKRLSPLFLIDIAVPRDIDPAIHGLDNVFLYDIDDLKDIVETNLGLRQREAEKAEGMIREEVEHFREWVHTLGVVPLITALREKAMEIQAETMDSIERKLPDLTEREKRVLRKHTKSIVNQMLRDPLARIKELAVTKNRDEAFELFAHIFALEEQLEAKEIETTQRKTAGDVSLKPSPRTC; translated from the coding sequence ATGCACATCATCGTAACTGGGTTCAACCATGAGACGGCGCCGGTGGAGCTTCGGGAACGGATGACTTTTTCCGCCGAAGGTTTGGGGCGTTCCCTTCAGCGGCTCCGCAACACCAAAAGCATACTGGAGTGCGTGATCCTCAGCACCTGCAACCGGATGGAGCTGTATGTGGTCAGCGATCAGCCTCACACCGGCCGATATTACTCCAAGGTGTTTCTGGAGAGTGAATTCGGCATCCCGAAAGAGGAGTTTGTTCACAATCTGTATGTAAAAGAAGATGACGATGCGGTTTCTCATCTCTTTCGGGTGGTATCCGGTCTGGATTCCATGGTGCTGGGTGAAACCCAGATTTTAGGCCAGGTGAAGGATGCCTTGATGTCCGCACAGGCGGAAAGAGTGACGGGCACCATCTTCAATCAGCTGTTTAAACAGGCCGTCACGTTGGGCAAACGGATTCAATCGACGACAGAGATCGGTCAAAACGCGGTGTCCGTCAGTTATGCGGCGGTGGAACTGGGGAAAAAGATGTTCAGCACTTTCACCGGGAAAACCGTCCTTCTGCTCGGCGCCGGTGAAACCGGGGAGTTGACGGCGAAACACTTGGTTGAATCCGGTGCGGACCGGGTGATTGTGCTGAACCGCACTTTTGCGAAAGCAAAGGAAATGGCCGACCGTTTCCACGGGGAAGCGAGACCTTTTCATCAATTGGTGGCATCGATTCGGGAAGCGGACATCGTGGTCAGCTCCACGGGGGCACCAGAGGCCGTGATCGCCAAAAATGCGGTGGAGAAAGCGGTGGACAAGCGCCTCTCCCCCTTGTTCCTGATCGATATCGCGGTTCCCAGGGACATCGATCCCGCCATTCATGGATTGGACAATGTTTTTCTCTACGATATCGACGATCTGAAAGACATTGTGGAAACCAATCTGGGCTTGCGACAACGGGAAGCGGAGAAAGCGGAAGGAATGATCCGGGAAGAGGTGGAGCACTTCCGCGAATGGGTTCATACTCTTGGCGTGGTTCCCCTGATTACGGCTCTCCGCGAGAAGGCGATGGAGATTCAGGCGGAGACGATGGACAGTATCGAGCGGAAGTTGCCCGATCTGACCGAACGGGAGAAACGGGTCCTGCGCAAGCACACCAAGAGTATCGTCAACCAGATGCTTCGCGACCCTTTGGCACGCATCAAAGAGCTTGCCGTGACCAAGAACCGGGATGAAGCATTTGAGCTGTTTGCCCATATCTTTGCATTGGAGGAACAGCTGGAGGCGAAGGAGATCGAGACAACACAGCGGAAAACCGCGGGGGATGTCAGCCTGAAACCCTCCCCCCGGACCTGCTGA